In the genome of Megalops cyprinoides isolate fMegCyp1 chromosome 7, fMegCyp1.pri, whole genome shotgun sequence, one region contains:
- the slc6a22.1 gene encoding solute carrier family 6 member 22, tandem duplicate 1 has translation MERNYEPEMMFKLANKESCQPHPAPKTQERGQWATKAEFLLAVAGQIIGLGNVWRFPYLCYKNGGGVFFIPYVLFLFTCGIPLFLLETSLGQYTSQGSITCWRKICPLFGGLGYGSQVVVLYSSIYYIIILAWAFFYLFSSFSSELPWASCKNTWNTASCLDINQKNISSNWTLAENATSPLKEFWERRVLNISGSVEEVGAVRWELALCLLLSWIVCFFCVWKGVKSTGKVVYFTATFPYVMLLVLLVRGLTLPGAKDGIIFYLYPDPARLADPQVWMDAGTQIFYSYAICIGCLIALGSYNKYNNNCYKDCVCLCLLNSGTSFVAGFAIFSVLGFMAHEQGVDISMVAESGPGLAFIAYPQAVAMMPLPQLWAIFFFIMIILLGLDSQFVGLEALMTSISDMYPSFFQVGHRRKFLLLLISVICFFIGLVMVTEGGLYIFQLFDYYACSGMTLLTFAILQSVCIGWIYGADRLYDNIEDMIGYRPPPLIKYCWLYITPVVCTGTFIFSLVKYTPLKFNNSYEYPWWGYAIGWFFTLSSTLMVPLWLLYIVAVTPGTLRQRLRILCTPAGDLPDTKAQKEALCATLYEPGKLCLAQRETTAWGNNIRDTGLL, from the exons ATGGAGAGGAATTATGAGCCTGAGATGATGTTTAAACTGGCCAATAAGGAAAGCTGCCAACCTCACCCTGCACCCAAGACCCAGGAGAGGGGCCAGTGGGCCACCAAAGCGGAGTTCCTGCTGGCCGTGGCAGGACAGATCATTGGCTTGGGGAATGTGTGGAGATTCCCATACCTGTGCTACAAGAACGGAGGCG GAGTGTTCTTCATCCCCTACGTGCTGTTCCTTTTCACCTGTGGcattcccctcttcctcctggaGACGTCCCTGGGCCAGTACACCAGCCAGGGCAGCATCACCTGCTGGAGGAAGATCTGCCCCCTCTTTGGAG gaTTGGGCTACGGAAGTCAGGTGGTTGTTCTGTACTCCAGCATCTATTACATCATCATTCTGGCCTGGGCGTTCTTTtacctcttctcctccttcagctcaGAGCTCCCCTGGGCATCCTGCAAAAACACCTGGAACACAG CCTCCTGCCTTGATATTAACCAGAAGAACATCTCCAGCAACTGGACATTAGCTGAGAATGCTACGTCACCACTGAAGGAATTCTGGGA GAGACGGGTGCTGAATATCTCAGGGAGTGTGGAGGAAGTGGGAGCCGTGAGGTGGGAGCTGGCTCtgtgtctccttctctcctggATCGTTTGCTTCTTCTGTGTTTGGAAGGGGGTCAAGTCCACAGGGAAG gtgGTGTACTTCACGGCCACCTTCCCCTATGTgatgctgctggtgctgctggtcCGAGGCCTCACGCTGCCAGGGGCCAAAGACGGCATCATCTTTTACCTGTACCCAGACCCGGCCCGGCTCGCCGACCCACAG GTGTGGATGGATGCTGGGACTCAGATATTTTACTCCTACGCCATTTGCATTGGCTGTCTGATAGCTCTAGGCAGCTACAACAAGTACAACAACAACTGCTACAA AGACTGTGTATGCCTGTGCCTTCTGAACAGCGGGACCAGCTTTGTGGCGGGCTTTGCCATCTTCTCAGTGCTGGGCTTCATGGCGCACGAACAGGGGGTGGACATCTCGATGGTAGCTGAATCAG GTCCTGGCCTGGCTTTCATCGCATACCCCCAGGCTGTGGCTATGATGCCCCTGCCCCAGCTTTGGGccatcttcttcttcatcatgATCATCTTACTGGGGCTAGACAGTCAG TTTGTAGGTTTAGAAGCTCTCATGACTTCCATCTCAGACATGTACCCTTCCTTCTTTCAAGTCGGCCATAGGCGCAAATTCCTTCTTCTGCTCATCAGTGTGATCTGCTTCTTCATTGGCCTGGTGATGGTCACAGAG gggGGCCTGTACATCTTCCAGCTATTTGATTACTACGCCTGCAGTGGCATGACCCTACTCACATTTGCCATCCTTCAGTCTGTGTGCATCGGCTGGATTTATG GTGCTGATCGCCTGTATGACAACATTGAAGACATGATCGGCTATCGACCACCCCCTCTGATTAAATACTGCTGGCTTTATATAACACCAGTAGTCTGCACT GGCACCTTCATCTTCTCCTTGGTCAAGTACACTCCCCTCAAGTTTAACAACTCCTACGAGTACCCCTGGTGGGGTTATGCCATCGGCTGGTTCTTCACCCTCTCCTCTACCCTCATGGTGCCCCTCTGGCTGCTCTACATTGTCGCCGTCACTCCCGGGACATTGCGACAG AGACTGCGGATTCTCTGTACCCCAGCTGGGGACCTTCCCGACACCAAGGCCCAAAAGGAGGCCCTCTGTGCCACCCTTTATGAGCCAGGAAAGTTGTGTCTGGCTCAGAGGGAGACAACGGCATGGGGCAACAACATCAGAGACACAGGCCTGCTGTAG